A window of the Pseudomonas fluorescens genome harbors these coding sequences:
- the cynR gene encoding transcriptional regulator CynR, translating into MLLRHLRYLLAVADHGGFTRAAEALHVSQPTLSQQIRQLEESLGVDLFDRTSRSVKPTDAGQAYIECARRVLVELEAGKRALHDVKDLSRGSLRLAMTPTFMAYLVGPLVRDYVARYPGIHLEIFELSMDDIEAGLADDSLDIAIAFTPVRNPDIECIPAFVETLGVMVGREHPLYDSSSVLTPDDIAQLDFALLAPDFFTRLSIDEYFRQNGITPKVQIEVNSVSTLLEVIRHAPIATMLPEAIATEDRALRRLRVESEAPQRGAALLRRQNNYHSAAAEAFMNLALGLGSPSP; encoded by the coding sequence ATGCTGCTGCGACATTTGCGATACCTGCTGGCCGTGGCCGATCACGGCGGTTTCACCCGGGCGGCCGAGGCGCTGCATGTGTCGCAGCCGACCTTGTCGCAACAGATCCGCCAACTGGAAGAAAGCCTTGGGGTGGATCTGTTCGATCGCACATCGCGCTCGGTCAAACCCACTGATGCCGGTCAGGCCTATATCGAGTGCGCACGGCGGGTGCTGGTTGAGCTGGAGGCAGGCAAGCGCGCGTTGCATGACGTGAAGGATCTGTCCCGAGGTTCGCTGCGGTTGGCCATGACGCCGACGTTCATGGCGTATCTTGTCGGACCGTTGGTGCGCGATTACGTGGCGCGGTATCCGGGGATTCATCTGGAGATTTTCGAGCTGTCGATGGATGACATCGAGGCCGGGCTGGCGGATGACTCGCTGGATATCGCGATTGCCTTCACGCCGGTGCGCAATCCGGACATTGAATGCATTCCGGCGTTTGTCGAGACGTTGGGGGTGATGGTCGGGCGTGAGCATCCGCTGTACGACAGCTCATCGGTGCTGACGCCGGATGACATTGCACAGCTGGATTTCGCCTTGCTGGCGCCAGACTTCTTCACGCGCCTGTCGATCGATGAGTACTTCCGCCAGAACGGCATCACGCCCAAGGTGCAAATCGAGGTGAACTCGGTGAGTACATTGCTGGAAGTGATCCGGCATGCGCCGATTGCGACCATGTTGCCGGAGGCGATTGCGACCGAGGACCGGGCATTGCGCCGGTTGCGTGTCGAGAGCGAGGCGCCGCAGCGGGGAGCGGCGTTGTTGCGCCGCCAGAACAACTATCACAGTGCAGCGGCGGAGGCGTTCATGAATCTCGCGCTAGGCCTGGGAAGCCCCTCACCCTAA
- a CDS encoding carbonic anhydrase — protein MKNLIEGFLKFQNEAFPQRTELFKHLATTQTPGTLFITCSDSRVVPELLTQQEPGELFVIRNAGNIVPSYSPHPGGVSATVEYAVAVLGVTDIVICGHSDCGAMTAIAQCKCMDHLPAVSGWLQHAESAKVVNESRPHANDAARLSSMVRENVIAQLANIQTHPSVRLAQEKGLLNLHGWVYDIETGSIDALSADRRTFVSLAEQPSTCAVYGQAVDAA, from the coding sequence ATGAAAAACCTGATCGAAGGCTTCCTGAAGTTCCAGAACGAAGCGTTTCCACAACGCACCGAGCTGTTCAAACACCTGGCGACCACCCAAACCCCGGGCACCTTGTTCATCACTTGCTCCGACAGCCGCGTCGTCCCGGAACTGCTGACCCAGCAAGAACCCGGCGAGCTGTTCGTGATCCGCAACGCCGGCAATATCGTACCGTCCTACAGCCCGCATCCGGGCGGGGTTTCGGCGACGGTGGAATACGCGGTAGCCGTGCTCGGCGTGACTGACATCGTGATCTGCGGCCACTCCGATTGCGGCGCCATGACTGCCATCGCTCAGTGCAAATGCATGGATCACTTGCCCGCCGTCAGCGGCTGGCTGCAACACGCCGAGTCGGCGAAAGTGGTCAACGAATCGCGGCCGCACGCCAATGACGCCGCCAGGCTGAGTTCGATGGTGCGGGAAAACGTGATCGCGCAACTGGCGAACATCCAGACTCACCCGAGCGTGCGCCTGGCCCAGGAGAAAGGCCTGCTGAATCTGCACGGATGGGTGTACGACATCGAGACCGGTTCCATCGACGCGCTGAGTGCCGACCGCCGCACCTTTGTCTCGCTGGCCGAGCAACCGTCGACGTGCGCGGTGTACGGTCAGGCAGTGGATGCTGCTTGA
- a CDS encoding aldehyde dehydrogenase family protein, with amino-acid sequence MSLALERLVAGTPIPFAGNRVTVVSPELAERFRPGDHLLVEQVSGELLLIPVVDQQAASVAIERAASAFTALSAVPDEAISRFFDLFAQRLENPDAWALIETANLADIERAKARGRSTTRLLADERMRRDMIAGLRAWRDAPATRGKVISSVEHDGWKVEQVVSPLGIVAFVFEGRPNVFADAAGVLRTGNTAVLRIGSDALGTAQAIVTHALNPALADAGLPAGAVSLVESVNHAAGWALFADRRLSLAVARGSGRAVSQLGSIAQQAGTAVSLHGTGGAWLIADRDADAKRFAAVVRNSLDRKVCNTLNVCLIQRDRAAELVPLFLDALQQAGTARGQGCKLHIVEGSESYLPSDWQNATVEVYRAEGYQTEALAEPLPEAQLGREWEWEETPETSLMIVDDLDQAIALFNRYSPQFTVSLISEDAAAQERFYSAVNAPFVGNGITRWVDGQYALNKPELGLSNWESGRLFARSAILSGDGVFTVRSRMTQIDLGVKR; translated from the coding sequence ATGTCTCTCGCGCTCGAACGTCTCGTCGCTGGCACGCCCATCCCTTTCGCCGGTAACCGCGTCACCGTGGTCAGCCCCGAACTGGCCGAGCGTTTCCGACCCGGCGACCACCTGCTGGTGGAACAGGTGAGCGGCGAGCTGTTGCTGATTCCGGTGGTGGATCAGCAGGCCGCGTCGGTGGCGATCGAGCGTGCAGCGTCGGCGTTTACCGCGTTGTCCGCTGTGCCGGATGAGGCCATCAGCCGCTTCTTCGATCTGTTCGCTCAACGCCTGGAAAACCCGGACGCCTGGGCGCTGATCGAAACCGCCAACCTCGCCGACATCGAGCGGGCCAAGGCTCGCGGTCGTTCCACCACCCGGTTGCTCGCCGACGAGCGCATGCGCCGCGACATGATCGCCGGCCTGCGCGCCTGGCGTGATGCGCCGGCCACCCGTGGCAAAGTCATCAGCAGCGTCGAGCATGACGGCTGGAAGGTCGAGCAGGTGGTGTCGCCATTGGGCATCGTCGCGTTCGTGTTCGAAGGTCGACCGAACGTCTTCGCCGACGCCGCTGGCGTACTGCGCACCGGCAACACCGCCGTTCTGCGCATTGGCAGCGATGCGCTGGGCACCGCGCAAGCTATCGTCACCCACGCCTTGAACCCGGCGCTGGCTGATGCCGGTCTGCCGGCGGGTGCGGTGTCGCTGGTGGAGAGCGTCAACCATGCCGCCGGTTGGGCGCTGTTCGCCGACCGGCGTCTGTCGCTGGCGGTGGCCCGTGGTTCGGGCCGTGCAGTCAGTCAGTTGGGCAGCATCGCCCAGCAGGCCGGCACCGCCGTCAGTCTGCACGGCACCGGTGGCGCGTGGCTGATTGCTGATCGCGATGCCGACGCCAAGCGCTTCGCCGCCGTGGTGCGCAACTCGCTGGATCGCAAAGTCTGCAACACGCTGAACGTCTGCCTGATCCAGCGCGACCGTGCTGCCGAACTGGTGCCGTTGTTCCTCGATGCCTTGCAGCAGGCTGGTACGGCGCGCGGTCAGGGCTGCAAATTGCACATCGTTGAAGGCAGCGAAAGCTACCTGCCGAGCGACTGGCAGAACGCGACGGTCGAGGTCTATCGCGCCGAGGGTTATCAGACTGAAGCCCTGGCCGAACCTTTGCCGGAAGCTCAACTGGGCCGCGAGTGGGAATGGGAAGAAACCCCGGAAACCAGCCTGATGATCGTCGACGATCTGGATCAGGCCATCGCGCTGTTCAATCGCTACAGCCCGCAGTTCACGGTGTCGTTGATCAGCGAAGATGCAGCGGCTCAGGAGCGTTTCTACAGCGCGGTCAACGCGCCGTTCGTGGGCAACGGCATCACCCGCTGGGTCGATGGCCAGTACGCGCTGAACAAGCCGGAACTGGGTCTTTCGAACTGGGAAAGTGGCCGGTTGTTTGCCCGCAGCGCGATTCTTTCCGGTGACGGTGTGTTCACCGTACGCAGCCGCATGACGCAAATCGATCTGGGCGTAAAACGCTGA
- the cynS gene encoding cyanase, giving the protein MQSQAYNDSRIALTTRALDAKAQKNLSWQDLADGTGLSLAYVTAALLGQHPLPKAAAEVVGDKLELSAEDVAALQIIPLRGSLDGVPTDPTIYRFHEMIQIYGTTLKALVHEQFGDGIISAINFKLDIKKVEDPEGGSRAVVTLDGKFLPLRPF; this is encoded by the coding sequence ATGCAATCCCAAGCCTACAACGACAGCCGCATCGCCCTGACCACCCGCGCCCTGGATGCCAAGGCTCAGAAAAACCTGTCGTGGCAGGATCTGGCTGACGGCACCGGCCTGAGTCTGGCCTACGTCACCGCCGCCCTCCTCGGCCAGCACCCGCTGCCAAAAGCCGCTGCCGAAGTGGTCGGCGACAAGCTTGAGCTGAGTGCCGAAGATGTCGCCGCCCTGCAAATCATCCCGCTGCGCGGCAGCCTCGACGGTGTGCCGACCGATCCGACCATCTATCGCTTCCACGAGATGATCCAGATCTACGGCACCACTCTGAAGGCGCTGGTTCACGAACAGTTCGGCGACGGCATCATCAGCGCGATCAACTTCAAGCTCGACATCAAGAAAGTCGAAGACCCTGAAGGCGGTTCCCGCGCCGTGGTCACCCTCGACGGCAAGTTCCTACCGCTGCGTCCGTTCTGA
- a CDS encoding GNAT family N-acetyltransferase codes for MSVIELRVARRDELETLENLMQFYTYDFSEWLPLKLSGHGLFPIQLKDDYWRQPATRPFLIHVDGELAGFVTVDDHLLIEGADYNIGYFFVSRRWRGQGVAQFVASALLSHLPGQWQIFHVDANLPAQRFWARLIPELSGGDFTRQTKTVDGYPCTFYCLRSLSPAA; via the coding sequence ATGTCTGTCATCGAACTGCGCGTCGCCCGACGCGACGAACTGGAAACCCTCGAAAACCTGATGCAGTTCTACACCTATGACTTCAGCGAGTGGCTGCCGCTGAAGCTCAGCGGGCATGGGTTATTCCCGATCCAGTTGAAAGACGATTACTGGCGCCAGCCGGCGACCCGGCCATTCCTGATTCACGTCGACGGCGAACTGGCGGGATTCGTGACCGTGGATGACCACCTCCTCATCGAAGGCGCCGACTACAACATCGGCTATTTCTTCGTCAGCCGACGCTGGCGTGGCCAAGGCGTCGCGCAGTTTGTCGCCTCTGCCCTCTTGAGCCACCTGCCCGGTCAATGGCAGATTTTCCATGTCGACGCCAACCTGCCTGCACAGCGGTTCTGGGCCCGGCTCATCCCCGAGCTGAGCGGCGGCGACTTTACCCGCCAGACCAAAACCGTGGACGGCTATCCCTGCACGTTCTACTGCCTGCGCAGCCTCTCTCCCGCTGCCTGA
- a CDS encoding HvfX family Cu-binding RiPP maturation protein has protein sequence MTTALSSAVKGLHVNLDRAGQWLAPLTLRLFIAWEFFESGLEKFNGQNWFEDIQERFPFPFDHLPATLNWELSMWAELICALAILIGFGTRISAVSLIVVTVVATAAVHWPADWSSLSELAQGYAITNKGFGNFKLPAIYLAALVPLVFAGAGKLSVDAWLARFFWKRASR, from the coding sequence ATGACCACAGCTCTCTCGTCGGCCGTCAAAGGCCTGCATGTGAACCTCGACCGCGCCGGCCAGTGGCTCGCGCCGCTGACCTTGCGCCTGTTCATCGCCTGGGAATTTTTCGAATCGGGGCTGGAGAAATTCAACGGTCAGAACTGGTTCGAAGACATTCAGGAGCGGTTCCCGTTTCCCTTCGACCACTTGCCGGCGACGCTGAATTGGGAGCTGTCGATGTGGGCCGAGCTGATCTGCGCGCTGGCGATCCTGATCGGATTCGGCACGCGGATTTCGGCGGTTTCGCTGATTGTCGTGACCGTCGTTGCCACCGCTGCTGTGCACTGGCCGGCGGACTGGTCGTCGTTGAGTGAGCTGGCCCAGGGTTACGCGATCACCAACAAGGGCTTCGGCAACTTCAAGCTGCCGGCAATTTATCTGGCGGCGCTGGTGCCGCTGGTGTTTGCCGGAGCCGGCAAGTTGAGCGTGGATGCGTGGCTGGCGCGGTTTTTCTGGAAACGCGCCAGCCGCTGA
- a CDS encoding DNA topoisomerase III, which yields MRLYLCEKPSQAKDIAAVLGAKRRGDGCWLGTDVTVTWCIGHLLETAPPDAYDAKYKRWVLADLPIIPDKWKMTVKPRTASQYKAVKRLLGEASELIIATDADREGEMIARELVEHCRYRGPIRRLWLSALDEASIRKALAALKPGAETFSLYHSALGRSRADWLIGMNMSRLFTLLGRQSGYQGVLPVGRVQTPTLRLVVDRDRSIADFVPVAYWAIDVQLLHNGTPFTAQWRAPNDACDDQDRCLNQALAQQAAAAISSAASARVIKLRTERMREVAPLPFDLGTLQEVCSKKLGLGAQETLDIAQALYETYKVITYPRSDCGYLPVSQHSEAPGILAALRQADPGLEALREHLEPRRRSRAWNDAKVSAHHGIIPTAAAKNLERLTGKHRAVYTLIRARYLAQFLPNHEYDRTQADFDCAGEALRAVGKQIIEPGWKRALPEALAPAKGREAPAPQTLPTLSQGAECAVADVKLKDLWTQPPKPYTEGDLIKAMKNVAKLVEDPLLKQKLKDTTGIGTEATRASIIQGLLDRGYLEKNGKALSATPAAFSLIDAVPRAIADPGTTAIWEQALDMVQSGEMSLEEFVTKQAAWMSKQVTRCAGLSLTISGPPPAGKAAAPWKNKRKTTQRKTTGTSKRSAKPAAK from the coding sequence ATGCGGCTGTACCTCTGTGAAAAACCTTCCCAGGCCAAGGACATTGCGGCCGTGCTCGGCGCAAAGCGTCGCGGCGACGGCTGCTGGCTGGGAACGGACGTCACGGTGACCTGGTGCATTGGCCACCTGCTGGAAACCGCTCCGCCGGACGCCTACGACGCCAAATACAAGCGCTGGGTGCTGGCGGACCTGCCGATCATCCCGGACAAGTGGAAAATGACCGTCAAGCCGCGAACCGCCAGCCAGTACAAGGCAGTCAAGCGCTTGCTCGGCGAAGCCAGCGAACTGATCATCGCCACCGACGCCGACCGTGAGGGCGAGATGATCGCCCGCGAACTGGTGGAGCATTGCCGCTATCGCGGGCCGATCCGCCGCTTGTGGCTGTCGGCGCTGGACGAAGCCTCGATTCGCAAGGCGTTGGCGGCGCTCAAGCCGGGCGCCGAAACCTTCAGCCTGTATCACTCGGCATTGGGGCGTTCCCGGGCGGACTGGCTGATCGGGATGAACATGAGTCGCCTGTTCACCCTGCTCGGCCGACAATCGGGCTATCAAGGCGTGTTGCCGGTAGGCCGGGTGCAGACGCCAACGTTGCGACTGGTGGTGGATCGCGACCGCAGCATTGCCGATTTCGTACCCGTGGCGTATTGGGCCATCGATGTGCAACTGCTGCACAACGGCACACCATTCACGGCGCAATGGCGTGCACCGAACGATGCCTGTGACGATCAGGATCGCTGCCTCAATCAGGCTCTCGCCCAGCAAGCGGCCGCCGCAATCAGCAGCGCTGCCAGCGCCCGGGTGATCAAGCTGCGCACCGAACGCATGCGCGAAGTGGCGCCCCTGCCCTTCGATCTCGGCACCTTGCAGGAAGTCTGCTCGAAGAAGCTCGGCCTCGGTGCCCAGGAAACCCTCGACATCGCCCAGGCCCTCTACGAAACCTACAAAGTCATCACCTACCCGCGCAGCGATTGCGGCTACCTGCCCGTGAGCCAGCACAGCGAGGCACCGGGGATTCTCGCGGCGTTGCGCCAGGCTGATCCGGGCTTGGAAGCCTTGCGCGAGCATCTGGAGCCACGGCGCCGCTCTCGCGCCTGGAACGACGCCAAGGTCAGCGCTCACCACGGCATCATTCCGACCGCAGCCGCGAAAAATCTGGAACGCCTGACCGGCAAGCACCGCGCGGTCTACACACTGATTCGCGCGCGGTATCTGGCGCAATTCCTGCCCAATCATGAATACGACCGCACCCAGGCCGATTTCGATTGCGCCGGCGAAGCCTTGCGCGCGGTCGGCAAGCAGATCATCGAACCGGGCTGGAAACGCGCGCTGCCCGAAGCATTGGCCCCGGCCAAGGGCCGTGAAGCCCCCGCGCCACAAACGCTGCCGACACTGAGCCAAGGTGCCGAATGCGCCGTGGCGGACGTGAAGCTCAAGGACCTGTGGACGCAGCCGCCCAAGCCCTACACCGAAGGTGATCTGATCAAGGCGATGAAGAACGTCGCCAAACTGGTGGAAGATCCGCTGCTCAAGCAGAAACTCAAGGACACCACCGGCATCGGCACCGAGGCCACCCGCGCCTCGATCATCCAGGGCTTGCTGGATCGCGGTTATCTGGAGAAGAACGGCAAGGCGCTGTCCGCCACGCCCGCCGCGTTCAGCCTGATCGATGCGGTACCCCGGGCGATTGCCGACCCGGGTACAACGGCAATCTGGGAGCAGGCGCTGGACATGGTGCAGAGCGGCGAGATGAGTCTGGAAGAATTCGTCACCAAACAGGCCGCGTGGATGAGCAAGCAAGTGACCCGCTGCGCCGGGCTGAGCCTGACCATCAGCGGCCCGCCGCCTGCCGGCAAGGCCGCTGCGCCGTGGAAGAACAAGCGCAAGACCACCCAACGCAAAACCACCGGAACCAGCAAACGCTCGGCGAAACCGGCAGCCAAATAG
- the glsB gene encoding glutaminase B, which yields MQALLNEILDAVRPLIGQGKVADYIPALGTVPANQLGIAVYGNDGEMYCAGDAETPFSVQSISKVFSLVQAIEHSGEAIWERLGHEPSGQPFNSLVQLEFERGRPRNPFINAGALVICDINQSRFAAPALSMRDFVRRLSGNPQVMVDGKVADSEYQHRARNAAMAYLMQSFGNFHNDVEAVLRSYFSHCALRMSCIDLARAFCFLANDGFCKHSGEQILSRRQTQQVNSIMSTSGLYDEAGNFAYRVGLPGKSGVGGGIVAVVPGQFTVCVWSPELNTAGNSLAGMAALEMLSSRIGWSVF from the coding sequence ATGCAAGCGCTGTTGAACGAGATCCTTGACGCTGTCCGGCCCCTGATCGGGCAGGGCAAGGTGGCTGACTACATTCCTGCCCTCGGCACCGTGCCGGCCAATCAACTGGGCATCGCCGTGTATGGCAACGACGGCGAGATGTATTGCGCCGGCGACGCCGAGACGCCGTTCTCGGTGCAGAGTATTTCCAAGGTGTTCAGCCTGGTGCAGGCCATTGAACATTCCGGCGAGGCGATCTGGGAGCGCCTGGGTCACGAGCCGTCCGGCCAGCCGTTCAACTCGCTGGTGCAGCTGGAATTCGAGCGTGGCCGCCCGCGCAATCCATTCATCAATGCCGGAGCGCTGGTTATCTGCGACATCAACCAGTCGCGCTTTGCCGCACCGGCCTTGTCGATGCGCGACTTTGTGCGGCGCTTGTCTGGCAACCCGCAGGTGATGGTCGACGGCAAGGTCGCCGACTCCGAATACCAGCATCGTGCGCGCAACGCGGCGATGGCTTACCTGATGCAATCCTTCGGCAATTTCCACAACGACGTTGAAGCGGTGCTGCGCAGCTATTTCAGCCACTGCGCGCTGCGCATGAGCTGTATCGATCTGGCACGAGCCTTCTGCTTCCTGGCCAACGACGGCTTCTGCAAGCACAGCGGCGAGCAGATTCTGAGCCGACGCCAGACCCAGCAAGTCAACTCGATCATGTCCACCAGCGGTCTCTACGACGAAGCCGGCAACTTCGCCTATCGCGTCGGTCTGCCGGGCAAGAGTGGTGTGGGTGGCGGCATCGTCGCGGTGGTGCCGGGGCAGTTCACGGTGTGCGTGTGGTCGCCGGAACTGAACACGGCGGGCAACTCGCTGGCGGGGATGGCGGCGCTGGAAATGCTCAGTTCGCGGATTGGCTGGTCGGTGTTCTGA
- a CDS encoding serralysin family metalloprotease, whose amino-acid sequence MSQPSSQASSAFTAVDTFSHLYDRGTGTVNGKPSFTADQAADEILRKGMSWQDKNADGKIDLTYTFLTDKPSNYNPKLGNFSEFSAQQKAQAVLAMQSWSDVANVTFTEGKGGDGHMTFGNYDVSTGGAAFAYLPQGSSYDGQSWYLINDQYQVNKTPDTNNYGRQTLTHEIGHTLGLSHPGAYNAGNGNPTYGDAKYAEDTRGYSLMSYWSEANTDQNFSKDGSGAYASAPLMDDIVAVQKLYGANFETRADDTVYGFNSNADRDFYSATSNTSKVVFSVWDGGGNDTLDFSGFSQNQKINLNEGSFSDVGGLVGNVSIAHGVTVENAIGGAGNDLLIGNAVANDLIGGAGNDIIYGGGGGDSLWGGDGADTFVFGAASDSTMTAPDWIMDFTSGLDKIDLSGIAGFATGAATLNFVSGFTGHAGDAILTYFEQTNQTSLMIDLTGQGAVDFAVGVVGQAVATDIVA is encoded by the coding sequence ATGTCTCAACCTTCCTCCCAGGCCAGCAGCGCCTTCACCGCCGTCGACACCTTCAGCCATCTGTATGACCGTGGCACCGGGACCGTCAACGGCAAACCATCGTTCACCGCCGACCAGGCTGCGGATGAAATCCTGCGCAAGGGCATGTCGTGGCAAGACAAGAACGCTGACGGCAAGATTGATCTGACCTACACCTTCCTGACCGACAAGCCGTCGAACTACAACCCGAAACTCGGCAACTTCAGCGAGTTCAGCGCCCAGCAAAAGGCCCAGGCCGTGCTGGCGATGCAATCGTGGTCGGACGTGGCCAACGTGACCTTCACCGAAGGCAAGGGCGGCGACGGCCACATGACCTTCGGCAACTACGACGTCAGCACTGGCGGCGCGGCGTTCGCCTACCTGCCGCAGGGCAGCAGTTACGACGGCCAGTCGTGGTACCTGATCAACGATCAGTACCAGGTCAACAAGACCCCGGACACCAACAACTACGGGCGTCAGACCCTGACCCACGAAATCGGCCACACCCTCGGCCTGTCGCACCCGGGCGCCTACAACGCCGGCAACGGCAACCCGACCTACGGCGACGCCAAATACGCCGAAGACACCCGTGGCTACAGCCTGATGAGCTACTGGAGCGAGGCCAACACCGACCAGAACTTCAGCAAGGACGGCAGCGGCGCCTACGCTTCGGCACCGTTGATGGATGACATCGTCGCGGTGCAGAAACTCTACGGCGCCAACTTCGAAACCCGTGCCGACGATACCGTTTACGGCTTCAACTCCAACGCCGATCGCGACTTCTACAGCGCCACGTCGAACACCTCCAAAGTGGTGTTCTCGGTGTGGGACGGCGGCGGCAACGACACCCTGGATTTCTCCGGCTTCAGTCAGAACCAGAAGATCAACCTCAACGAAGGCTCGTTCTCCGATGTCGGCGGTCTGGTGGGCAACGTGTCCATCGCTCATGGCGTGACCGTGGAAAACGCCATTGGCGGCGCGGGCAATGACCTGCTGATCGGCAACGCGGTGGCCAACGACCTGATCGGTGGCGCCGGCAACGACATCATTTATGGCGGTGGCGGCGGTGATTCGCTGTGGGGCGGTGACGGTGCGGATACCTTCGTGTTTGGCGCGGCCAGCGACTCGACCATGACCGCACCGGACTGGATCATGGATTTCACCAGCGGCCTGGACAAGATCGACCTGTCGGGCATCGCAGGTTTCGCCACCGGCGCGGCCACACTGAACTTCGTCAGTGGCTTCACCGGGCACGCCGGAGACGCGATCCTCACGTACTTCGAACAGACCAACCAGACCAGCCTGATGATCGACCTCACAGGCCAGGGCGCGGTGGACTTCGCCGTGGGTGTGGTGGGGCAGGCTGTGGCGACCGATATCGTCGCGTGA
- a CDS encoding HvfA family oxazolone/thioamide-modified RiPP metallophore has translation MTKLSKTSLTLGLLLAGGLALSNAASASEAFSVKQLDHGYSQSQAKADTTEKSSEGKCGEGKCGAGE, from the coding sequence ATGACCAAGCTTTCGAAAACTTCCCTGACTCTGGGCCTGCTGCTTGCCGGTGGCCTGGCCCTGTCCAACGCCGCTTCGGCTTCCGAAGCGTTCAGCGTCAAGCAACTGGATCACGGCTACAGCCAGTCCCAGGCCAAGGCCGACACCACGGAAAAGTCCTCGGAAGGTAAATGCGGCGAAGGCAAGTGCGGCGCCGGCGAATAA
- a CDS encoding DUF2790 domain-containing protein: protein MQKILLTLALLAGLAAQVQADEEAVAYRYGMSLDIAEVVSITPVADVCGVVPVEMTYLDSHGAKHLLQYSEFGTGCSN, encoded by the coding sequence ATGCAAAAAATTCTGTTGACCCTGGCCCTGCTCGCCGGCCTTGCCGCCCAGGTCCAGGCTGATGAAGAAGCCGTCGCCTACCGCTACGGCATGTCTCTGGACATCGCTGAAGTCGTGAGCATCACCCCGGTGGCCGACGTCTGCGGCGTAGTGCCGGTCGAGATGACTTACCTCGACAGCCATGGCGCAAAACACCTTCTTCAATACAGCGAATTCGGCACCGGCTGTTCGAACTGA